One Polaribacter sp. KT25b DNA segment encodes these proteins:
- a CDS encoding LD-carboxypeptidase, with the protein MKNNVIPFLLLMTFSSVFAQKKLTTPPYLKKGDTIAIVAPAGILKNKQEVIEKAKRLVESWGLKVVLGKNLFNQENHFSGTDDERCQDFQEALDNKNIKAIWAARGGYGSVRILDKLDFTKFKKNPKWIIGYSDITAFHNHIHNLNVETIHGMMGTSLGDKPEEIIETISSFKKSLFGEEITYSISSSNYNKIGVAEGQIIGGNISILASMLGSKSQLNTDGKILFIEEIGEYKYSIDRMLQSLKRAGYFTKVKAVVVGDMTKIKKNSTNWGSSIEQLVLDVLPNDIPVLFDFPAGHESDNRALLFGRKVKLVVGRGEEKSTLKFLK; encoded by the coding sequence AAAAATTAACAACGCCACCATATTTAAAAAAGGGTGATACAATTGCAATTGTAGCACCCGCAGGAATTTTAAAAAACAAACAAGAAGTAATTGAAAAAGCCAAAAGATTAGTAGAAAGTTGGGGATTAAAAGTTGTTTTAGGTAAAAACTTATTTAATCAGGAAAATCATTTTTCAGGTACTGATGATGAACGATGTCAAGATTTTCAAGAAGCTTTAGACAATAAAAATATCAAAGCAATTTGGGCGGCAAGAGGCGGTTATGGTTCTGTTAGAATTTTAGATAAATTAGATTTTACGAAATTTAAAAAAAATCCGAAATGGATTATTGGTTATTCTGATATTACAGCGTTTCATAATCATATTCACAATTTAAATGTAGAAACCATTCACGGTATGATGGGCACAAGTTTAGGTGATAAACCAGAAGAAATTATTGAGACAATTTCATCGTTTAAAAAATCGCTTTTTGGCGAAGAAATTACGTACTCTATTTCCTCATCAAATTATAATAAAATTGGTGTTGCAGAAGGGCAAATTATTGGTGGAAATATCTCTATTTTGGCTTCTATGCTAGGTTCTAAAAGTCAATTAAATACAGATGGAAAAATTCTTTTTATTGAAGAAATTGGTGAATATAAATATTCTATAGACAGAATGTTACAAAGTTTAAAGCGTGCTGGATATTTTACAAAAGTAAAAGCAGTTGTTGTTGGCGATATGACAAAAATTAAAAAGAATTCTACAAATTGGGGCAGTTCTATAGAGCAATTAGTTTTAGATGTTTTGCCAAACGATATTCCTGTTTTATTTGATTTTCCTGCTGGTCATGAATCAGATAATAGAGCTTTGCTTTTTGGAAGAAAAGTTAAATTAGTCGTTGGTCGCGGAGAAGAAAAATCGACTTTAAAGTTTTTAAAATAA
- a CDS encoding YraN family protein, whose product MADHNELGEIGEQIAVDFLIKNEYKILERNYRYLKAEVDIIALKNGVLAVIEVKTRSSDYYGKPQDFVNPKKIKLLLSAIDYYVIQKDLDVEVRFDIIAIIYQKNNTKIEHLEDAFLYF is encoded by the coding sequence ATGGCAGATCATAATGAACTTGGCGAAATAGGAGAACAAATTGCTGTTGATTTTTTAATTAAAAACGAGTATAAAATTCTTGAAAGAAATTACCGTTATTTAAAAGCTGAGGTTGATATTATTGCCTTAAAAAACGGTGTTTTAGCAGTTATTGAAGTTAAAACAAGAAGTTCTGATTATTACGGTAAACCGCAAGATTTTGTAAATCCGAAGAAAATAAAACTATTACTTTCTGCAATTGATTATTATGTTATTCAAAAAGACTTAGATGTAGAAGTTCGTTTTGATATTATTGCAATTATCTATCAAAAAAACAATACAAAGATTGAGCATTTAGAAGATGCTTTTCTTTATTTTTAA
- a CDS encoding TlpA disulfide reductase family protein, with amino-acid sequence MMKNIFYFILFISSFANAQHVIKGTMNPKIETDWVILYKIEGTKQIFVSNTTIKTDSITLSGKKQAVGRFEFKLKPDAKPGAYRVNYRTEGAGFLDIFYNKENISFIFNPDYPEQTVSFSKSSENKLYQEYVETISKAQEKLDSIQIAALQNPKLDLKTRYINAFNKVNVVQNKYAELSKEKYIAPIIKASNQNNSAEILTSVEDYLFKVKNSFFNNLDFNKKTLINSSFLTDRIVSYIFYINYSDDSRTQQKLYKEAIDVVLYKINNQPYKRDIIEFLIVQFEAYKNLEIIDYLFENHYNKLPETLQSQKFKSEKIALFASEIGRIAPDFSWKENGKSFKLSTLNDAEKYVLVFWSTSCSHCMREIPELHSYLKNKKNIKVIAFALEDDAFVWENYSRTNLYGWHNVLGLNKWQNETAKTYQIFSTPSYFVLDKSKKIIAKPNEIDDVMEYFNQE; translated from the coding sequence ATGATGAAAAATATTTTTTACTTTATACTATTTATTTCCTCTTTTGCAAATGCTCAACATGTTATAAAAGGTACCATGAACCCAAAAATTGAAACCGATTGGGTAATCTTATATAAAATTGAAGGCACTAAACAAATTTTTGTTAGCAATACAACCATAAAAACAGATTCTATTACCCTTAGCGGAAAAAAACAAGCTGTTGGTCGTTTTGAATTTAAACTAAAACCTGATGCAAAACCAGGTGCATATAGAGTTAATTACAGAACTGAAGGCGCAGGTTTTTTAGATATTTTTTACAATAAAGAAAATATTTCTTTCATTTTTAATCCAGATTATCCAGAGCAGACAGTTTCTTTTTCAAAATCATCAGAAAATAAGTTATATCAAGAATATGTAGAAACTATTTCTAAAGCACAAGAAAAATTAGATTCAATACAAATTGCTGCACTTCAAAATCCAAAATTAGATTTAAAAACACGTTATATAAATGCTTTTAATAAAGTAAATGTTGTGCAAAATAAATATGCAGAATTATCTAAAGAAAAATATATTGCTCCTATTATAAAAGCTAGTAATCAAAATAATTCTGCAGAAATTTTAACCTCTGTAGAAGATTATCTTTTTAAGGTTAAAAATTCATTTTTTAACAACTTAGATTTTAATAAAAAAACACTTATAAATTCTTCTTTTTTAACAGATAGAATTGTGTCTTACATCTTTTACATCAATTATTCTGATGATAGTAGAACACAGCAAAAACTCTATAAAGAAGCTATAGACGTTGTACTTTATAAAATTAACAATCAACCTTATAAAAGAGATATTATAGAGTTTTTAATAGTACAATTTGAAGCTTATAAAAATTTAGAAATTATAGATTATCTTTTTGAAAATCATTATAATAAATTACCAGAAACTTTACAAAGTCAAAAATTTAAATCAGAAAAAATAGCTTTATTTGCTTCTGAAATTGGCAGAATTGCGCCAGATTTTTCTTGGAAAGAAAATGGCAAATCCTTTAAATTATCTACATTAAATGATGCAGAAAAGTATGTATTGGTTTTTTGGAGCACAAGTTGTTCTCACTGTATGCGAGAAATACCAGAACTACACTCCTATTTAAAAAACAAGAAAAATATAAAAGTAATTGCCTTTGCCTTAGAAGATGATGCTTTTGTTTGGGAAAATTATTCTAGAACCAATTTATACGGTTGGCACAATGTGTTAGGTTTAAATAAATGGCAAAATGAAACTGCAAAAACCTATCAAATTTTTTCTACACCAAGTTATTTTGTGCTAGATAAAAGCAAAAAAATAATAGCAAAACCAAATGAAATTGATGATGTTATGGAGTATTTTAATCAAGAATAA
- a CDS encoding SDR family oxidoreductase codes for MSSFSDKIIWITGASSGIGKALAIELSNQNAKIILSSRKINDLELVKKKCKNPNNVKIVALDLEDYTNLQSKVKEAIDTFGKIDILVNNGGISQRSLVKDTLIAVDKQIMDVNYLGTVTLSKAILPHFIRNKSGHFVVTTSIVGKIGTPLRSSYAASKHALHGFFDSLRAEHFKDNIVVTLVCPGFVNTNVSKNALTGNGTPQQKMDVATANGIDPDRFAKLMAKAIKNQKEEVYIAGVKEKLGVYLKRFYPKLLSKMIRKLSVT; via the coding sequence ATGAGTAGTTTTTCTGATAAAATAATTTGGATTACTGGCGCATCTTCAGGAATAGGAAAAGCCTTGGCAATAGAATTGTCTAACCAAAACGCAAAAATTATTTTATCATCAAGAAAAATTAACGATTTAGAGCTGGTAAAGAAAAAATGTAAAAACCCAAATAATGTAAAAATCGTTGCGTTAGATTTAGAAGATTATACAAATTTACAATCTAAAGTTAAAGAAGCAATTGACACTTTTGGTAAAATTGATATTTTGGTAAATAATGGTGGAATTAGTCAAAGATCGCTTGTAAAAGATACTTTAATTGCGGTTGATAAACAAATTATGGATGTCAATTATTTAGGAACTGTTACTTTGTCTAAAGCTATTTTACCACATTTTATCAGAAATAAAAGTGGGCATTTTGTTGTTACTACAAGTATTGTTGGTAAAATAGGAACTCCTTTACGTTCTAGTTATGCCGCAAGTAAACATGCTTTACATGGTTTTTTTGATAGTTTACGCGCAGAACATTTTAAAGATAATATTGTTGTAACGCTGGTTTGTCCTGGTTTTGTAAACACAAATGTTTCTAAAAATGCATTAACAGGAAATGGAACTCCGCAACAAAAAATGGATGTTGCTACAGCAAATGGAATTGATCCAGATCGTTTTGCAAAATTAATGGCAAAGGCTATTAAAAACCAAAAAGAGGAAGTTTATATTGCTGGAGTAAAAGAAAAATTAGGCGTGTATTTAAAACGCTTTTATCCTAAGTTATTGTCTAAGATGATTCGTAAATTAAGTGTTACTTAA
- a CDS encoding CvpA family protein, protein MNIFDIIIVALLLFAFVRGIMKGFFAEVASLVAIIAGVFVAIHYAHHMEYYLVNSSAINWSDETNRIVSFAVTFLFVVILVIFIGKILTKIADITALGMLNKLLGGIFGGLKIALILSVIFTFFGSVNNTIPFVEKETLDESVMYNPVKKIAPALFPSIIKEGEEGESKIDFSIK, encoded by the coding sequence ATGAATATTTTCGATATCATTATTGTGGCATTACTGCTTTTTGCTTTTGTAAGAGGAATTATGAAAGGTTTTTTTGCAGAAGTTGCTTCTTTAGTGGCAATTATTGCTGGAGTCTTTGTAGCTATTCATTATGCGCATCATATGGAGTATTATTTGGTAAACTCTTCAGCTATAAATTGGTCTGATGAAACAAACCGAATTGTATCTTTTGCAGTTACTTTTTTGTTTGTAGTAATTTTAGTAATCTTTATTGGAAAAATTTTAACAAAAATTGCAGATATTACAGCTTTAGGTATGTTAAATAAATTGTTAGGCGGTATTTTTGGTGGCTTAAAAATTGCTTTAATTTTAAGTGTAATTTTTACATTTTTTGGTAGTGTAAACAATACAATCCCTTTTGTAGAAAAAGAAACTTTAGATGAATCTGTTATGTACAATCCTGTTAAAAAGATTGCGCCAGCTTTGTTTCCATCAATTATAAAAGAAGGTGAAGAAGGAGAATCAAAAATAGATTTTAGTATAAAATAG
- a CDS encoding carbonic anhydrase, whose translation MDLEKVFENNEKWIQEKLSIDKNYFEKLGKGQNPELLYIGCSDSRATAEELMGAKPGEVFVHRNIANMVISIDLNVMSVVNYAVDHLKVKHVIVCGHYGCGGVKAAMQSADLGILNPWLRNIRDVYRIHSTELNKITNEEKKYEKLVELNVKEQCVNLIKTAAVQKAFRDRGLKVHGWVFDIHTGKLVDLKIDFEKYLKDIMKIYHLD comes from the coding sequence ATGGATTTAGAAAAAGTATTTGAAAACAACGAAAAATGGATTCAAGAAAAGTTATCTATTGATAAAAATTACTTCGAAAAATTAGGAAAAGGTCAAAATCCAGAATTACTTTATATTGGTTGTTCTGATAGTAGAGCTACTGCAGAAGAATTAATGGGAGCAAAACCAGGCGAAGTTTTTGTGCACAGAAATATTGCTAATATGGTTATTAGTATCGATCTAAACGTAATGTCAGTTGTTAACTATGCCGTAGACCATTTAAAAGTTAAACACGTTATTGTTTGTGGGCATTATGGTTGTGGCGGTGTAAAAGCCGCAATGCAATCTGCAGATCTTGGCATATTAAATCCTTGGTTGCGTAATATTAGAGATGTATATAGAATTCATTCAACTGAATTAAATAAAATTACAAACGAAGAAAAAAAATACGAAAAATTAGTAGAGTTAAACGTAAAAGAACAATGTGTAAATTTAATTAAAACAGCAGCTGTACAAAAAGCATTTAGAGATAGAGGCTTAAAAGTACACGGTTGGGTTTTTGACATTCATACAGGTAAACTTGTAGATCTAAAAATAGATTTCGAAAAATACCTAAAAGATATTATGAAAATTTATCATTTAGATTAA
- a CDS encoding SulP family inorganic anion transporter — MKNLFSNLKGDVFGGITAGIVALPLALAFGVSSGLGPSAGLYGAIFISFFAALFGGTSTQISGPTAPMTAVSMVVIAGIIAANDGDVSKALPAILSVFLLAGFFQIGLGLIGLGKYIRYIPYPVVSGFMTAIGLIILLTQVLPSIGYYPKEDVEFVSNFKAQAQEVILENILKDEAGEGVLVLDNFKETIIKAEKITSIEIDKESQTLAAKETSGALGAIKAFPRAIQNINWLELILALGTIFIIYGFKRITTKIPSTLVALIAMSGIAVAFNLDYRTIQEIPSGIPEMKWEIFTGFSISNLTPYIFTALTLALLGAIDSLLTSVVADNMTKTKHKPNKELVGQGIGNSIAALFGGIPGAGATIRTVVNINAGGKTKLSGMVAGIMLLIIMLGLGPIASKIPAAVLAGILITVGIGVMDYKGLKAIPSLPRDIKIGPLKLSSEVLIMMVVLLLSTFWNLVYAVGIGLVIASLMFMKKIGDLTAERSDVKSLKEEEWSDEKGFPANLKEEVFIKHIKGPLFFGSTSDFQALYLQIPDTAKIVIMRLGRMQYMDQSGLYAMEDMLQDLKTKNVEVLFVNLLQQPRYMMERIDIIPDFIPKEHIFKNFDECTSWIKKNVKDTI; from the coding sequence ATGAAAAATTTATTCTCAAATTTAAAAGGTGATGTTTTTGGTGGTATTACTGCTGGTATTGTAGCCTTACCTCTAGCTTTAGCTTTTGGGGTTTCTTCTGGCTTAGGACCAAGTGCTGGTTTATATGGCGCTATATTTATTAGTTTTTTTGCTGCTCTTTTTGGCGGAACAAGCACACAAATTTCTGGACCAACAGCACCAATGACTGCTGTAAGTATGGTTGTTATTGCAGGTATTATTGCTGCAAATGATGGTGATGTTTCTAAAGCGCTTCCAGCAATTTTAAGCGTATTTTTATTGGCTGGATTTTTTCAAATTGGTTTAGGATTAATAGGTTTAGGAAAATATATTAGATACATTCCTTATCCAGTGGTTTCTGGTTTTATGACTGCAATTGGTTTAATTATTTTATTAACTCAAGTATTACCTTCTATTGGTTATTATCCAAAGGAAGATGTAGAATTTGTATCAAATTTTAAAGCACAAGCACAAGAGGTAATTCTAGAAAACATATTAAAAGATGAGGCTGGTGAAGGTGTTTTAGTACTTGATAATTTTAAAGAAACAATTATAAAGGCAGAAAAAATAACATCAATTGAAATAGATAAAGAATCGCAAACATTAGCTGCAAAAGAAACTTCTGGAGCTTTAGGTGCAATTAAAGCTTTTCCTAGAGCAATTCAAAATATAAATTGGTTAGAACTAATATTAGCATTAGGAACCATTTTTATAATTTATGGTTTTAAACGGATTACCACAAAAATCCCTAGTACGTTAGTTGCCTTAATTGCAATGTCTGGTATTGCAGTTGCTTTTAATTTAGACTATAGAACTATACAAGAAATACCAAGTGGAATTCCTGAAATGAAATGGGAAATTTTTACAGGTTTTTCTATCAGTAACCTAACTCCTTATATTTTCACAGCTTTAACCTTAGCTCTTTTAGGAGCCATAGATTCGCTTTTAACAAGTGTAGTTGCAGATAATATGACTAAAACCAAACACAAACCAAATAAAGAATTGGTAGGACAAGGAATAGGAAATAGTATTGCTGCTTTATTTGGCGGAATTCCTGGTGCTGGAGCAACAATAAGAACGGTTGTTAACATAAATGCTGGAGGTAAAACCAAACTTTCTGGAATGGTCGCTGGTATTATGCTTTTAATTATTATGCTTGGTTTAGGCCCTATCGCTTCTAAAATACCTGCAGCTGTTTTAGCTGGTATTTTAATTACAGTTGGTATTGGAGTTATGGATTATAAAGGCTTAAAAGCAATACCTAGTTTACCTAGAGATATTAAAATTGGTCCTTTAAAATTAAGTTCAGAAGTATTAATTATGATGGTTGTTTTATTATTATCAACCTTTTGGAATTTAGTTTACGCCGTAGGTATTGGCTTAGTAATTGCTTCATTAATGTTTATGAAAAAAATTGGGGATTTAACAGCAGAAAGGTCTGATGTAAAATCATTAAAAGAAGAAGAATGGTCTGATGAAAAAGGATTTCCAGCAAACTTAAAAGAAGAAGTTTTTATCAAACATATAAAAGGTCCTTTATTCTTTGGATCAACTAGTGATTTTCAAGCACTTTATCTTCAAATTCCTGATACAGCAAAAATCGTTATTATGCGTTTAGGACGAATGCAATATATGGATCAATCTGGGTTATACGCTATGGAAGATATGTTGCAAGATTTAAAAACGAAAAATGTGGAAGTGTTGTTTGTTAATCTTTTACAACAACCTAGATATATGATGGAACGAATCGATATTATTCCAGATTTTATTCCGAAAGAACACATTTTCAAAAATTTTGATGAATGTACAAGTTGGATTAAAAAAAATGTAAAAGACACTATTTAA
- a CDS encoding carbonic anhydrase family protein produces the protein MKAHTRETQATMTPEKSLQYLTEGNQRFQDNLKAHRNLLEQVNDTSTGQFPFATILSCIDSRVSAELIFDQGLGDIFSIRIAGNFVNQDILGSMEFGCKLAGTKLVVVLGHTSCGAVKGACDNAKLGNLTAMLNKIKPAVNAISEPKDVSLRNSSNLEFVDNVAEKNVALTIERIRRESEVLATMEEKGEIMIVGAMYNINDGAVTFLK, from the coding sequence ATGAAAGCACATACAAGAGAAACACAAGCTACAATGACACCAGAAAAGTCATTACAATATTTAACAGAAGGAAACCAAAGATTTCAAGACAATTTAAAAGCACATAGAAACTTATTAGAGCAAGTTAACGACACTAGTACTGGTCAATTTCCATTTGCAACAATTTTAAGTTGTATAGATTCTAGAGTTTCTGCAGAATTAATTTTTGATCAAGGTTTAGGTGATATTTTTAGCATAAGAATTGCTGGTAACTTTGTAAACCAAGACATTTTAGGTTCTATGGAGTTTGGTTGTAAACTAGCAGGCACAAAACTTGTTGTAGTTTTAGGACACACAAGTTGTGGCGCCGTAAAAGGTGCTTGCGACAATGCTAAACTAGGAAACTTAACTGCAATGCTAAATAAAATTAAGCCAGCTGTTAATGCCATTTCAGAGCCAAAAGATGTTAGTTTAAGAAATTCTTCTAATTTAGAATTTGTAGATAATGTTGCAGAAAAAAATGTAGCACTTACTATTGAAAGAATTAGACGTGAGAGTGAAGTTTTAGCTACAATGGAAGAAAAAGGTGAAATTATGATTGTTGGTGCCATGTATAATATTAACGATGGTGCTGTTACATTTTTAAAGTAA